One Bacillota bacterium DNA segment encodes these proteins:
- a CDS encoding ATP-grasp domain-containing protein encodes MKLRVAILYSPRARASALSSRDATWHDQTQNTVTAVEQALRQMGHYPEPLPSTIEGFHSLASGNYDVVFNLATGSRTKREQANYVAFLESLGMPFTGSGLTTQILCLHKHITKMVMKFHGIPTAAFRIYDTTDISQDTVLDFPVIVKPSSEGSSAGIGPESVIEDTSALKTLISSMLNTYPGPILVEHFLPGREFTVAVMGNEDPVALPPEEIVFDEGTGDPTGHLYTRDVKRRDAITPVCPAKIERALEDAIKSISLKTYRALGCRGYARVDIRLDEKGVPCVLEVNSLPGLEPGFSEFPRIAKAAGMSYGVLIERILQYALDGKSQDQENG; translated from the coding sequence ATGAAACTACGGGTAGCCATACTTTACAGCCCTAGGGCTAGGGCGAGCGCCCTCTCGTCCCGCGATGCCACATGGCATGACCAGACACAAAATACAGTTACTGCGGTGGAACAAGCCCTGCGGCAAATGGGACATTACCCTGAACCTCTGCCATCGACCATCGAAGGGTTCCATTCCCTCGCTTCAGGTAACTATGATGTAGTCTTCAACTTGGCGACCGGTTCACGAACCAAGCGAGAACAGGCAAACTATGTCGCGTTCTTAGAATCCCTTGGAATGCCGTTTACTGGGTCAGGCCTTACCACTCAGATTCTATGCCTTCACAAACATATCACAAAGATGGTCATGAAATTCCATGGTATACCAACCGCGGCTTTCCGGATCTATGACACAACAGATATCTCCCAGGATACAGTTCTTGACTTTCCCGTCATAGTAAAGCCTTCGAGTGAAGGTTCATCCGCCGGAATAGGACCTGAATCCGTGATAGAAGACACATCCGCGCTGAAAACCCTCATCTCTTCCATGCTTAATACATATCCAGGGCCAATCCTAGTGGAGCATTTCCTCCCGGGACGCGAATTCACTGTCGCAGTGATGGGCAACGAAGATCCTGTCGCTTTGCCGCCGGAAGAGATAGTCTTTGATGAAGGGACGGGAGATCCTACCGGACATCTATATACGCGTGATGTGAAAAGGAGGGATGCCATAACACCCGTATGCCCGGCGAAAATCGAAAGGGCTCTGGAAGATGCAATAAAATCTATATCTCTGAAGACGTATAGAGCGTTAGGCTGTCGTGGATATGCACGCGTGGACATTCGTCTAGATGAGAAAGGTGTGCCATGTGTTCTTGAGGTAAACAGCCTGCCTGGACTTGAGCCTGGATTCAGCGAATTTCCTAGAATAGCAAAGGCGGCGGGGATGAGTTATGGCGTATTGATTGAGAGAATTCTTCAGTATGCTCTTGATGGAAAATCTCAGGACCAGGAGAATGGTTGA
- a CDS encoding penicillin-binding protein 2 → MLQEGRLRRLCFCLFLCFIVLLGRLFWIQVFTGHDLMVSGIKQRTLSINLSPARGEILDRKGRKLTSVYAEDRLVVFPALSHDDQRLSSLLSKITRESQDNLKRRLEDGAPFLLFPRNLQPLAGASSWLRENGVIRHRLRLRYSPGDMAAHLIGYVSPKDGHGIMGIESAFDDYLASDSAYKLLAYVDARNMLIPGLGYRIVAPSGQGGWNLVLTISCDIQEIVEHVADERLPRGAIVVMDPHTGEILAMTTRPTFDPNNPSAAFGKPGAPFVNRAVLPYPPGSIMKVLVAAAALQEGIVTCDEEFTDKGYVDVGGVRFKCYKADEGGHGRISFTDAMAESCNSVFIDVGQRLGRRKLIEYMEACGLGGITGLGIPEERPGSIPDLWHMSLQDLANASIGQGQVTATPLQVATLMSAIANGGEVVRPKVVLEVRGNDGLLLKSFPTVQKKKVFRPEVTALVRQMLRQTVLSGTGREAETICPSGAAGKTGTSETGKVIDGKPVTHAWFAGYVPADEPAMVIVVLSEEGGSGGGVAAPIFREIANKVISLVDTHTF, encoded by the coding sequence GTGCTTCAAGAAGGAAGGCTGCGGCGCCTATGCTTTTGCCTGTTTTTGTGCTTCATTGTGCTCTTGGGGAGGCTTTTCTGGATACAGGTCTTTACAGGCCACGACCTTATGGTAAGTGGAATCAAGCAGCGGACCTTGTCAATAAACTTATCTCCAGCCAGGGGTGAGATTCTTGATCGCAAGGGCAGGAAGCTTACCTCCGTTTATGCTGAAGACCGTCTCGTGGTATTTCCCGCCCTTTCTCATGATGATCAGCGGCTCTCTTCGCTTCTCAGCAAGATCACCCGGGAATCTCAAGATAATCTAAAGAGAAGACTTGAAGATGGGGCCCCATTTCTCCTTTTCCCTCGTAACTTACAACCACTTGCAGGAGCATCATCATGGTTGAGAGAAAATGGCGTGATCCGCCATAGATTGAGGCTGCGATATTCGCCAGGGGATATGGCCGCCCATCTCATAGGATATGTGAGCCCAAAGGACGGGCATGGGATCATGGGGATTGAATCAGCGTTTGATGATTATCTCGCCTCGGATTCGGCTTACAAATTGCTAGCCTATGTGGATGCTAGAAATATGCTCATCCCTGGCCTCGGATATCGTATTGTGGCTCCCTCCGGCCAGGGAGGATGGAATCTTGTCCTTACAATCTCCTGTGATATCCAGGAAATCGTGGAGCATGTGGCTGACGAAAGACTCCCTCGAGGAGCCATAGTTGTGATGGACCCGCATACAGGAGAAATTCTCGCCATGACCACTCGTCCGACCTTTGACCCAAATAACCCATCTGCAGCCTTTGGGAAACCTGGAGCCCCTTTTGTCAATCGTGCTGTCTTGCCATATCCGCCCGGATCCATCATGAAAGTCCTGGTTGCGGCCGCTGCGCTACAAGAGGGCATCGTGACTTGTGATGAAGAGTTTACAGACAAGGGTTATGTTGATGTTGGCGGTGTACGTTTCAAATGCTACAAAGCAGATGAAGGAGGGCACGGGCGCATCTCCTTTACAGACGCGATGGCCGAATCCTGCAACTCTGTTTTCATTGACGTAGGGCAGAGACTTGGCAGGAGGAAACTCATTGAGTATATGGAGGCCTGCGGCTTGGGCGGGATCACGGGGCTTGGTATACCCGAGGAGCGCCCAGGGAGCATTCCGGATCTATGGCATATGTCCCTCCAGGACCTGGCTAATGCATCAATAGGCCAGGGCCAGGTGACTGCCACTCCTCTTCAGGTAGCCACGCTCATGTCTGCTATAGCGAATGGCGGCGAGGTTGTAAGGCCCAAGGTGGTCCTGGAGGTCAGGGGGAATGATGGCTTACTTTTAAAAAGTTTCCCAACTGTGCAAAAAAAGAAGGTCTTTAGACCCGAAGTGACCGCGCTGGTAAGACAGATGCTGCGGCAGACGGTGCTTTCAGGAACTGGGAGGGAAGCTGAGACGATATGTCCCTCCGGCGCTGCCGGCAAGACTGGCACGAGCGAAACCGGAAAGGTAATTGATGGAAAGCCTGTGACTCACGCCTGGTTCGCTGGTTATGTGCCTGCTGATGAGCCAGCGATGGTGATTGTGGTTCTTTCTGAAGAAGGTGGCAGCGGAGGAGGCGTTGCAGCTCCTATTTTCAGAGAAATAGCAAATAAGGTCATATCGCTGGTGGACACGCACACTTTCTGA
- the priA gene encoding primosomal protein N' gives MSFSAADSKYARVVVDVPTQALDRAFDYIVPPSLKDDVTIGSYVVVPLGSRKVGGYVIELGNAPAIAEPTKLREIISVSGSSPLLTPDMIDLALWVKDRYACRAVDVLRAMLPPSTRALKISQRPAKRRVPPAAQASDAKAFGEAGMKSPFALTPAQEKALSFIEEALLRKDPKPILLHGVTASGKTEVYLRAIQTCIARGNSAIVLVPEISITPQMVDRFRERFGDLVAVLHSRLSGGERAKEWERLARGEAMVAIGARSCVFAPCRKLGLIVVDEEHESSYKQEEAPRYHAREVAIKRASIQGAVVLLGSATPSIETSYHTISGDYRLVSLPDRIDSRPLPHVEIVDMKEEHASGNRGVFSRRLSAAIREHLERGESIMLFLNRRGYSTFVLCRECGHALRCPDCDVSLTMHSDEGVMRCHWCGHEEAIPNICPNCKGHRIGQYGIGTERVEKEVLRAFPDAKVLRMDLDTTRRKGSHEAILSAFSRGEYNVLVGTQMIAKGLDFPSVTLVGVISADISLNLPDFRSSERTFQLLVQVAGRSGRGNTPGKVVIQTYCPSHYAVLYAGRYDYEGFYAKELALRQELGYPPFSHLISVMTTSEDEGKVVQAVGQLSSRFRQIASQQGNPFLQVLGPSPLPVKRVKRVYRWHIILKVSNVIKGSEIAYRIASETAKAYARQGVKVAVDVDPQSMI, from the coding sequence ATGTCTTTTTCTGCAGCAGACTCAAAATATGCCCGTGTCGTCGTAGATGTTCCGACTCAGGCTCTAGACAGGGCCTTCGACTATATTGTCCCGCCATCCTTGAAAGATGATGTGACGATTGGAAGTTATGTGGTGGTGCCGCTTGGCAGCAGGAAAGTGGGGGGCTATGTCATAGAGCTGGGCAACGCCCCGGCCATCGCCGAACCCACAAAACTCAGGGAGATTATCTCGGTCTCAGGTTCAAGCCCGCTTCTCACCCCTGATATGATCGATCTGGCCCTTTGGGTGAAGGACAGGTATGCCTGCCGGGCCGTTGATGTGCTGCGAGCTATGCTTCCTCCGTCAACGCGCGCCTTGAAGATTTCTCAACGTCCTGCGAAAAGAAGGGTCCCGCCAGCAGCGCAGGCTTCCGATGCTAAAGCTTTTGGCGAGGCGGGTATGAAAAGCCCTTTTGCGCTCACTCCAGCTCAGGAAAAGGCTCTCTCATTCATTGAGGAAGCTCTCCTTCGGAAGGACCCAAAACCTATTCTATTGCATGGAGTTACAGCCAGCGGGAAGACGGAGGTATACCTCAGGGCAATCCAAACCTGCATCGCGCGGGGAAATTCCGCAATTGTCCTGGTTCCCGAGATCAGCATCACTCCCCAAATGGTAGATCGCTTTCGCGAAAGATTCGGAGACCTGGTGGCTGTTCTCCACAGCAGGCTTTCTGGCGGTGAGCGGGCGAAGGAATGGGAAAGACTTGCGCGGGGCGAGGCTATGGTGGCCATCGGAGCCAGGTCATGTGTATTTGCGCCATGCCGCAAGCTGGGGTTGATAGTCGTTGATGAGGAGCATGAAAGTTCTTACAAGCAAGAGGAAGCTCCGAGGTACCACGCCCGTGAGGTTGCCATCAAAAGAGCGTCCATTCAGGGCGCAGTGGTCCTCCTGGGAAGCGCGACACCATCCATAGAGACAAGCTATCACACGATTTCAGGGGACTATAGGCTTGTATCCCTCCCGGACAGGATCGACTCAAGACCGCTTCCTCATGTGGAGATCGTAGATATGAAGGAAGAACACGCATCTGGCAATAGAGGAGTTTTCAGCCGCAGATTGAGCGCTGCCATTCGTGAGCATCTGGAGCGCGGTGAATCCATAATGCTTTTCCTGAATCGAAGGGGCTATTCTACCTTTGTGTTGTGTCGCGAATGTGGACACGCCTTGAGATGCCCTGATTGTGACGTTTCCTTGACTATGCACTCTGATGAAGGAGTCATGAGGTGCCACTGGTGCGGTCATGAAGAAGCTATTCCCAATATATGCCCTAATTGTAAGGGGCATCGCATAGGCCAGTATGGAATAGGCACAGAGCGAGTGGAAAAGGAAGTCCTCAGAGCTTTTCCAGACGCCAAGGTGCTGAGGATGGATCTTGATACCACAAGGCGTAAAGGGAGTCATGAGGCCATACTTTCCGCTTTTTCCAGGGGGGAATACAACGTCTTGGTAGGCACCCAGATGATCGCAAAAGGACTCGATTTCCCAAGCGTCACCCTGGTTGGAGTCATATCTGCCGATATATCTCTCAACCTCCCTGATTTTCGATCATCGGAACGTACATTTCAGCTCCTGGTGCAGGTGGCTGGAAGAAGCGGGAGAGGTAATACCCCTGGGAAGGTTGTGATTCAGACTTACTGTCCTTCGCATTATGCTGTCCTTTATGCAGGACGATATGACTATGAGGGCTTCTATGCAAAGGAACTCGCGCTGCGGCAGGAACTGGGGTACCCGCCGTTCTCTCATTTGATCTCTGTGATGACGACCTCAGAAGATGAGGGCAAGGTAGTACAGGCGGTGGGACAGCTTTCTTCTAGGTTTCGCCAGATAGCGTCACAACAGGGAAATCCTTTTCTCCAAGTGCTGGGTCCATCGCCATTGCCGGTGAAACGGGTAAAACGCGTATATCGATGGCATATCATCCTAAAGGTTTCCAATGTCATTAAAGGATCCGAAATTGCATATCGGATTGCGTCAGAGACCGCGAAGGCATACGCCCGTCAAGGCGTAAAGGTCGCTGTAGATGTAGATCCGCAGAGCATGATATGA
- a CDS encoding methionyl-tRNA formyltransferase — MRLVFMGTPEFAVPSLELLIQRHNVASVVTQPDRPSGRGQRVGSSPVKRLAQGHGISVLQPRNVKDPRFIKEISGLNPEAIVVVAFGQKIPGDLLRLPKFGCINVHASLLPKYRGAAPIQWAILNGEPKTGVTTMLMDEGWDTGDILLQREVPIRDDMTAGELHDILACEGACLLLETIEKLERGTLRPMPQADEKATMAPKLTKEMAKIDWSLPASRIHNLVRAMAPSPGAFAFLDGERIKILKVQVLSEEDEPRISDGFGCAQAPGQVVEVDRNRGITVSTGKGLLRLLEVQPEGGRRMEVQAFILGHRISQTMRFG, encoded by the coding sequence ATGCGTCTAGTTTTCATGGGGACACCCGAATTCGCGGTGCCTTCTCTTGAGTTGCTTATACAGCGGCATAATGTGGCTTCGGTTGTTACACAGCCAGACCGACCCAGCGGGCGGGGCCAAAGAGTGGGTTCCAGTCCAGTAAAACGTCTGGCGCAGGGTCACGGCATTTCTGTGCTCCAACCACGGAATGTCAAGGACCCGAGGTTCATCAAGGAGATCTCTGGTCTCAACCCTGAGGCCATCGTGGTAGTTGCCTTCGGTCAGAAGATACCCGGGGATCTCTTGAGATTGCCTAAATTCGGGTGTATCAATGTGCATGCTTCTCTTCTCCCGAAATATCGCGGAGCTGCCCCGATTCAATGGGCCATCTTGAACGGTGAACCAAAGACGGGCGTCACTACGATGCTTATGGATGAGGGATGGGATACAGGAGATATACTTCTACAGCGAGAGGTGCCCATCCGTGATGATATGACTGCGGGGGAACTCCACGATATTCTGGCGTGTGAGGGAGCCTGCCTCCTTCTGGAGACTATCGAAAAACTCGAGAGAGGAACTCTCAGGCCTATGCCTCAAGCTGATGAAAAGGCTACCATGGCTCCAAAGCTAACAAAAGAAATGGCAAAGATAGACTGGAGTCTCCCTGCCTCAAGGATTCATAATCTAGTAAGGGCTATGGCGCCAAGCCCAGGCGCGTTTGCGTTTCTTGATGGGGAGAGGATCAAGATATTGAAGGTCCAGGTATTATCAGAGGAGGATGAGCCCCGGATCTCGGATGGCTTTGGATGCGCCCAGGCGCCAGGACAGGTGGTGGAGGTTGATCGCAATCGGGGGATCACCGTTTCAACAGGAAAAGGACTTTTGAGGCTGCTCGAGGTCCAGCCCGAAGGGGGCCGCCGGATGGAGGTCCAGGCGTTTATACTGGGCCACAGGATTTCGCAAACAATGCGTTTTGGGTGA
- a CDS encoding zinc metallopeptidase, with protein sequence MFYWDPTYILILPALAFAMYAQARVQGTFARYSRVGARRGITGAEVARRILDSYGLTGIRIEQIPQHLADHYDPRGKVLRLSPQVYGSTSLAALGVAAHESGHAVQDARGYVPLAIRSSLVPVANLGSSLAFPLFFIGFIFAQSGLAWLMTLGIWIFVGVVAFSIVTLPVEYNASQRALAALDSGGYLTHDEIGHAREVLNAAALTYVAAVAVAITQLLRLLILRGSRRD encoded by the coding sequence ATGTTTTATTGGGATCCAACCTATATCCTAATTCTTCCGGCCCTGGCATTTGCTATGTATGCCCAGGCTAGGGTGCAGGGAACATTCGCGAGATATTCAAGAGTGGGAGCTAGGCGCGGCATAACAGGAGCTGAGGTGGCCAGGAGGATTCTTGATAGCTATGGTTTGACAGGCATCCGGATAGAGCAGATTCCTCAGCATCTGGCAGATCATTATGACCCAAGGGGCAAGGTTCTCAGGCTTTCACCGCAGGTTTACGGCTCGACATCTCTCGCAGCCCTTGGGGTAGCGGCTCATGAATCCGGACATGCTGTGCAGGACGCAAGGGGATATGTGCCGCTTGCCATCAGGTCAAGCCTGGTGCCAGTGGCCAACCTTGGATCATCCCTTGCGTTTCCTCTCTTTTTCATTGGATTCATCTTCGCTCAGTCAGGGTTGGCCTGGCTCATGACACTTGGGATTTGGATCTTTGTGGGTGTAGTGGCATTCTCTATCGTAACATTGCCCGTGGAATATAACGCCAGCCAGCGTGCCCTTGCGGCCCTAGACTCAGGCGGCTATTTGACGCATGATGAAATTGGCCATGCACGTGAAGTCCTGAATGCCGCAGCCCTCACATATGTAGCCGCGGTGGCCGTGGCTATAACGCAGTTGCTTCGACTTCTCATACTAAGGGGCAGCAGGCGTGACTGA
- a CDS encoding YqeG family HAD IIIA-type phosphatase, which produces MKERIAVISMISDVNENGARRDKEGLARFLCPDLWQRNLADIDVDELRAMGIRSIILDIDNTLAFWGKSDIEDAVSGWIHRAKAAGLKLCIVSNNVSSRIKAISDMTGIPAALGGLKPFPSAFKKALTVLGTDPQNTAVVGDQLFTDILGGNLCGMFTILVAPLSRNEFITTRIVRRLERVALKWLLARGIISPEDLKMRQI; this is translated from the coding sequence ATGAAGGAGCGGATAGCGGTTATTTCAATGATCAGTGATGTGAATGAGAACGGGGCGCGGCGGGATAAAGAGGGGCTCGCGAGGTTCCTTTGCCCAGACCTGTGGCAAAGGAATCTCGCGGATATCGATGTGGACGAGCTCAGGGCTATGGGTATCAGGTCCATCATTCTTGATATCGATAATACTTTGGCATTTTGGGGCAAGTCCGATATCGAGGATGCTGTCTCGGGCTGGATTCACCGGGCCAAGGCCGCGGGGCTCAAACTATGCATCGTCTCAAACAATGTATCGTCCAGGATAAAGGCTATTTCCGATATGACCGGGATTCCTGCGGCGCTAGGGGGGCTCAAACCCTTTCCATCGGCATTCAAGAAGGCCCTCACAGTCCTTGGGACAGACCCGCAAAATACGGCAGTGGTCGGTGATCAGCTTTTTACTGATATCCTCGGGGGCAACCTATGCGGCATGTTTACGATCCTGGTCGCGCCGCTATCTCGCAATGAATTCATCACGACAAGGATCGTGCGTCGTCTCGAGCGCGTTGCCCTCAAATGGCTCCTGGCCAGGGGGATCATCTCCCCTGAAGACCTGAAAATGAGGCAGATATAG
- the mltG gene encoding endolytic transglycosylase MltG — MFSGFILVFGTLSILLCLTPVCEAPTAHEEIVPIHRGETARVVADRLYKAGLIKSRRIFMAYLKFKGVDRRLQAGYYKVSERMSIPEITAMIDQGRVIRASLTVPEGFTAKEIAGALAKKNLVDETHFLDLVSSLTLSDLFGPRIPFTDELDEATISAIPVHTPGLEGYLFPDTYEIPLGTSEREIIRLMVMEFFRRVVPVLKDTGIMPPFSLRDVIIIASLVEREARLDSERPLVASVFYNRLKLGMPLGSCASIQYLLPHPKARLTLDDLKVPSPYNTYLHPGLPPGPIANPGLSSICAALRPAKTQYLYFVSDNQGGHIFSEDYSDHIKATKKVQTKVQATKVGGIDPRSKEIR, encoded by the coding sequence ATGTTTTCTGGCTTTATTCTCGTATTTGGGACGCTATCCATACTTCTATGTCTTACGCCTGTCTGTGAGGCTCCAACAGCACATGAAGAGATAGTGCCAATCCATCGGGGAGAAACCGCCAGGGTTGTCGCGGACCGCCTCTATAAGGCAGGTCTCATAAAAAGTAGGCGAATCTTCATGGCTTATCTTAAATTCAAAGGAGTGGACCGGCGCCTTCAGGCGGGCTATTATAAAGTATCCGAGAGAATGAGCATCCCGGAAATCACAGCCATGATAGACCAGGGCCGGGTTATCAGGGCAAGCCTCACCGTCCCCGAGGGATTCACGGCAAAAGAAATAGCCGGAGCGCTGGCGAAGAAAAACCTGGTCGATGAGACCCACTTTCTGGACCTGGTTTCATCTCTGACTCTCTCTGATCTCTTTGGGCCAAGGATTCCCTTCACAGATGAATTGGATGAAGCCACTATCAGCGCCATCCCGGTACATACCCCGGGGCTGGAAGGCTATCTTTTCCCTGACACTTATGAAATCCCTTTGGGCACAAGCGAAAGGGAGATAATCAGGCTCATGGTGATGGAGTTCTTCAGGAGAGTGGTCCCCGTGCTCAAAGATACCGGCATCATGCCTCCCTTTTCCCTTAGGGATGTGATCATAATCGCGTCTCTGGTGGAGAGAGAGGCCAGACTTGATTCAGAGAGGCCCCTTGTGGCATCTGTATTCTATAATCGTCTCAAGCTCGGCATGCCTCTCGGATCCTGTGCCTCCATCCAGTATCTCCTGCCCCATCCAAAGGCTAGGTTGACCTTGGATGACCTCAAGGTTCCCTCACCTTATAACACCTACCTGCACCCAGGCCTCCCTCCAGGGCCTATAGCAAACCCAGGCCTTTCCTCCATATGCGCCGCGCTTCGTCCCGCAAAAACACAGTATCTCTATTTTGTCTCAGATAACCAAGGAGGGCACATCTTCTCAGAAGATTATTCAGATCACATTAAAGCCACAAAAAAGGTCCAAACTAAGGTGCAAGCGACAAAGGTTGGAGGAATAGATCCCCGCTCCAAGGAAATCCGTTGA
- a CDS encoding NAD(P)-binding domain-containing protein, giving the protein MERPNRFAVLGAGHGGQAMACHLALMGFEVKLFNRSWHRIEPIKMRGGIELTGEVTGFGAPQVVTSNPEEAVDGADVVMVVVPASGHSWIAKTFAPYLNESQVVLLNPGRTGGAMEFVKVLREAGCKSMPVVGEAQTFIYASRNMGPAQSRIFRIKNTVPVAALPAADTQRLLEKVREAYPQFVPARSVLNTSLDNMGAVFHPTITLLNTGWIEARAGEFDFYFEGVTSSVAKVLEAVDHERVSVAAALGIKAISALEWLEMAYAATGESLYEAMHNNEGYANIKAPPTIRNRYLFEDIPASLVPIASIGAQLNVPTPTISALVQIGCLVHGIDYWREGRTVEKLGIAGMSAGEIQEWVFHGRK; this is encoded by the coding sequence ATGGAAAGGCCAAATCGATTTGCGGTCCTTGGTGCTGGTCACGGGGGCCAGGCCATGGCGTGTCACCTGGCTCTCATGGGGTTTGAGGTCAAGCTTTTCAACCGCAGCTGGCACCGGATAGAGCCCATTAAGATGCGCGGAGGAATAGAATTGACCGGGGAGGTGACGGGTTTTGGCGCGCCACAGGTAGTGACATCTAACCCGGAAGAAGCAGTAGATGGGGCTGACGTAGTCATGGTGGTCGTGCCGGCCTCGGGACATTCCTGGATCGCCAAGACCTTTGCCCCTTATCTTAACGAGAGTCAGGTTGTCCTGCTGAACCCCGGGCGAACTGGCGGGGCCATGGAATTCGTAAAGGTGCTGCGGGAGGCAGGATGCAAGTCAATGCCAGTCGTAGGTGAAGCTCAAACATTCATCTATGCCAGCCGGAACATGGGCCCTGCCCAGTCGCGCATCTTCAGGATCAAGAATACAGTGCCTGTGGCGGCGCTCCCTGCCGCAGATACTCAAAGATTGCTTGAAAAAGTCAGGGAGGCCTATCCTCAGTTTGTTCCCGCCCGAAGCGTCCTAAATACAAGTCTGGACAATATGGGGGCGGTATTTCACCCAACTATAACATTGCTGAATACCGGATGGATCGAAGCCCGGGCGGGAGAATTCGATTTCTACTTTGAAGGGGTAACCTCATCAGTAGCAAAAGTCCTCGAAGCGGTCGACCATGAACGAGTGTCTGTGGCTGCAGCCCTCGGTATAAAAGCCATAAGTGCGCTGGAATGGCTTGAGATGGCCTATGCGGCGACTGGCGAGAGCCTATATGAGGCGATGCACAACAATGAAGGTTATGCCAATATCAAGGCTCCTCCCACGATCAGAAATCGATATCTCTTTGAGGATATACCCGCAAGCCTGGTGCCCATAGCATCCATCGGAGCGCAGCTCAATGTGCCCACCCCGACCATCTCGGCGCTGGTGCAGATAGGTTGCCTGGTGCATGGAATAGATTACTGGCGAGAAGGGCGCACCGTAGAAAAACTTGGCATTGCGGGTATGTCAGCTGGCGAGATTCAAGAATGGGTCTTTCATGGAAGGAAGTGA
- the def gene encoding peptide deformylase produces the protein MVLEIRKEGDPILRMAAAPVTRITQDVKKLAQDMLDTMYAANGVGLAAPQVGIPLRLIVVDVGDGPITLINPVISEASGEVCDREGCLSIPGITGLVTRAELVTAEGQDINGTVRSVRAQGLFSRALQHEIDHLDGILFIDKAKDLIREDG, from the coding sequence TTGGTTTTAGAAATCAGGAAAGAAGGGGATCCTATTCTGCGAATGGCGGCGGCGCCCGTCACCAGGATCACCCAGGATGTCAAGAAGCTGGCCCAAGACATGCTTGATACAATGTATGCCGCTAATGGGGTAGGGCTCGCGGCTCCGCAGGTGGGGATCCCGCTCAGGCTCATTGTCGTTGATGTGGGTGACGGCCCCATTACCCTTATAAATCCCGTCATTTCTGAGGCTTCCGGCGAGGTGTGCGATAGAGAGGGGTGCCTTAGCATTCCAGGCATTACTGGTCTGGTGACAAGGGCTGAGTTAGTGACGGCTGAAGGGCAAGATATAAATGGCACTGTTCGAAGCGTTAGGGCGCAGGGACTGTTCTCACGGGCTCTGCAGCATGAGATAGATCATCTGGATGGGATACTGTTTATTGACAAGGCGAAGGATCTTATCAGGGAAGATGGGTAG
- the sigK gene encoding RNA polymerase sporulation sigma factor SigK, whose amino-acid sequence MLPAAIALGVSLIRGLFLLVSYVTSGNIFPDPLTEEEEARLLELKEKGDEEARNTLVERNLRLVAHIVKKFDGKAEEIDDLISIGTIGLVKAIDTFNKKKKTRLATYAARCIENEILMHMRSVRKNRGELFLYDTIGADKEGNEITLMDVLSSEGDDISESVEVLVEEQKLQDRVGRLSLRERKVIEMRYGLLDGISRTQREVSKKLGISRSYVSRIEKRAIGKLQKYMMADECH is encoded by the coding sequence ATGCTGCCAGCGGCCATCGCGTTAGGGGTTTCCCTCATCAGAGGCCTTTTTCTCCTGGTCTCATATGTAACATCAGGCAACATTTTCCCAGATCCGCTCACCGAGGAGGAAGAAGCGCGCCTTCTCGAACTCAAAGAAAAAGGTGATGAAGAAGCTAGGAATACTCTGGTGGAGCGCAATCTCAGACTCGTCGCTCACATCGTGAAAAAGTTCGACGGCAAAGCCGAAGAGATAGATGATCTGATCTCCATTGGAACCATAGGGCTCGTAAAGGCCATAGATACTTTCAACAAGAAGAAGAAGACCCGTCTTGCAACTTATGCAGCCCGCTGCATAGAGAACGAAATCCTTATGCATATGCGATCCGTTCGGAAGAATCGCGGTGAATTGTTCCTCTATGATACCATCGGCGCCGATAAAGAAGGGAATGAGATAACCTTGATGGATGTCTTGAGTTCCGAGGGAGATGACATCTCAGAGAGTGTCGAGGTATTAGTGGAAGAACAGAAACTGCAGGATAGGGTGGGACGTCTGAGTTTGCGTGAGCGTAAGGTGATCGAAATGAGATACGGACTTCTTGATGGAATCAGCCGTACACAACGTGAAGTCTCGAAGAAACTGGGCATTTCCCGTTCTTATGTTTCTCGAATCGAAAAACGAGCTATTGGCAAGCTACAAAAATATATGATGGCAGATGAATGCCATTAG